The nucleotide sequence TTATAACATCAGGGCTTTAAcggaaaaaataatgattaatcAGAAGAAAGATGTCGAAAATAACAACGTTGACTGGCTGAAAATCAAATGGCTACGGTTCACTGAAGATTCTAAAAATATCGTTTTCTTCAAATATGATGTGaagagtgaatttttaaagctGGATGTCAGTCGTACACCTCGCAGGAAATGTAAATCGGATGGTTCCGAAGGTgctacgaatcgatttgttttgagaaaaaccgTGTACGCTGCGCAGCTACCGATTTCagtggccaaaaaaaaaagatctaatCAATAtgctcaataaaaaaataattctgcaAGAGTATGCCGCGTATTATGAACATCTACCAAGCAGCAAACACGTAAAAGATGAAGCCAACTGGGTGACAAACAGGAATGGCGAGTTTGAAGAACCGGAGAGTGTTGTTTAAcctttttgttctatttttttaatcgtagataattattttatcaatattttttacattcaaatgtgaaatggtgttttaataaaatattaaactgttcatttttcatttttttctctacagaaacaggggtgctaaccgtaaccgcaaaaaaccgaaaaccgtaaccgaaacccaaacaagaacctaattttagccattttcaaaccttaACCGAAAACAAACActgaaatttcataggttttttaaaaaccgtaaaaaaccataacattaataatgaagcagagtgagtgaaaccgaaacctaaaccgatataatttatttcggtttttggtttgggttttttcagttttttcaatttttttggggggattttttcacattttcaacttttgagactcaaaatccagggaaattgatgaataaaatttaatgaacCTATCGAAGTATTACGATTACAcacgataattttttccaattcttgaGGCTGGGGTGAAAAGCTGCAAGATAGCCGCAAGGCATCTTGAAGAATTATCAGTTTTGACTTTGGAACTTATTTACCTTCATTTCAGGGCAGTGAACATGAATAGGAAAAAGGCTCGGAAGAATAAAAGATCATTTTGCCCACCTAAATGTGAGATTTGTTACGCATACCACgttcaataattaaaaaaatcgctttgtgttttgagattgaaaaattttgaagaaattaaaaaaaaatatgtaaaactgaaaaaaaccgaaaaccgaaaccaaaaccaaaatttttgtaaataaaaccgaaacccaaactgaaactgaaattttgaatttcaaaaccaaaaccgaaacaaaaaccgaaaaatgtcaacgaaaaaattggagtgaaactgtaaccttaataaaaataattaaggttagcccCCCTGTACAGAAAACATACCTCAGTACACATATAGGACCTTTTCATAGTAAGAGTACGCATATAGGACCTTTTCATAGTAAGAGTATTGAGTAAGAAAAGGTCCTATATGCATACTCCTtcatattttctcaaataataaattgaatatttgcTCTAGCGTAATATTTCTTCCAGAAATCCATAGAAGAATGATcacaaagttgataaaatttattactcaaAGTGGCTTGACTATAATTAACGTAAGATAGCTTCCTAAAAACTTCAAATGTGTTTTCCTcggaaaaaacttttttatagtTACAACCTTTTCCTAATAAGGCAACGCATATGACTAATATGTCAATAAACAATTTCTGGAAGTAcctagaaatatttcaattatgaaaattaggCACTTTAGTaagcatttttttgagatttgggCATAAGTGTATATTGCatctgaattttcatttttataataggGAAATGGTGCTATGAAATGAGTGCAACATACTTCTTGTTTAATTTTGCCTACCtactttgaagtttttgaatgctgtgcctcaacattttttttttttcatttacaggTAGACACACTAACACAGGCGCACATGGTACTATGTAATTATTGGTCTTTTTTCAACAAGTGTTTCAAggtaaaacttcattttttaaaaataagccaTTAGCTAAAAGTTGCTAGCCAATCAGAAGTTGTTGGCCATTACCTTTAGCTTTtagttaatgaaattttttgtagcttCAGCCTTCAACTTAGCCAATGTGATTGGCTAAATTCAGCCCTGCACACACTCTTggatatttcttcaaaaacaatATCTTACAACTATGGAAACTGGTGTCTGAAGATCCCATTTGGAACAAGGTAGGCTACACTGCGAATCCACATTCCTTGTACTGGATTTGCGACCTTCACAATGACTTGTATTACACAACCCACGAAGACTTGTTCATAAAGTGCATGCCAATGcagagaaattgagaaattccaTCGAATACTTTTGGGAGCATCTCTCTTTGGAAAAGCGACTATTGTAAGTGGCGCTTCTTTTTCAATGGCATACGGGCACGTTTCTTCGTTTCATTCTGCTGAAACTGGATGATGGTCAGCTCTGAGAATTCATCAAGAAAAGGGGCATGAGATTAATGCACTGTTTGTTGACCCAAGAAATGTTTTGATGACGATCTTGTTGTAAGAGTTTGGCTGTATGTAAGAGGTTTTATGAGCCAAGAGTCCATCACCATTCTACACAACTATGACCAGTTCAAGGTCTGTCTAATGGAGTCTTAAGATACACAATACATAATAATATTCATATAAAGCGTGTGCACTGTACCCACCAGGTATTTTTTGTATACTTCACAAGTACCCACCTACCCATATTGTATATGAATGTATTTGTCATCTTTTAATAGGTAATCAAAGCCTATAatatataattatttattcttCATGTTCTTATTCTactgtaaaattcatttttttgcgcATTTTTATATTACATAAtgaatatgtatgtattacctataggtactcttTTCTTTgctttattccattttttgtctgtttgtttcatttttttaaatctacctAGCGATTAAGTACGGTTATTCAACGTTCATGTATTAGCTATATtgaattgatgttttttttgtttttaaaataaattttccaaaggtgattttgaattaaattttatttatttttttcacaaattcaaaTGAATTATTTGAGATTTAGTATGCCTTACTCAGAAAAGCAACTGCTTTATGACGTTCTATAAAgtataaaatatttacaaaaagtaataaatgtaatgaattttgtattttttaaattctcgttTGCTTACACACGCGTCATTGCCTTCGTTACGAAAAACTAAGcatcaagaaaatattttccaactaTAAGCCCCATTCAAGTGTCCCACAGGGATATTGCTGTTATTGGGTGGGGAAGGGAGTAATCCGTTAAGATGTCTGAGCATTCAAGTGATGTACAAAACTTAAATTATAATCATGACTAATATTTACGTGACGTAAACGAAAATTTGTTTCAGAAAAAACAATGAACCCTGTAGTAAAAACTTACGTATATGTAGAATAATACTAATCAATGCGAACTCGTTCTGAGAAACTTTCTAATCAATCGATGATTCACATGGACGATTTTTGACTCATTTTCTTAATCGTATTTACCTTCTTCCTGCGCGGAAAGGAATAATTTGGCGCAGCAGGAATTGAAATCACctgaaaaaatgcagaaaaatgaagaatattttataaaaatcatacaatatcagaaaaaatttcaacgctaTGAACTTACAAACAACCCCAACagattacacttttttttttaaagtaataaataaaaaatgtacttaattttgaaacttgaaaatcaaaaatcaatttttttctttgtaggTGGTAGAGGTACTCTCAAGGAGAGAAAATTcagttccaaaaattggcaaatattTTCGTCAGAACAGTTTTTCAGGAAAATAgattttttactaatttcatacatttttaaCAAAGAAATTCCCTAAACATATCACTAACAATACATCAATAAGAAACGTAATATCCAAAAACATAAGTGAATATAAAAGCGAAAccaaaacaaaatatcaaataagGTACGaggtttctaaaaattgaagacacTAATTCTATTTTGCGGCcttttaaacaataaacatcATGTAATATCATTTTTATATCTCACTCACTTGATAAGCCATCCAACcacgatatttttttctgtttgtggACAAATATTCGATAAACAGGAATACCGGATACGATTATCAAAAATCCAACACCGACTTGCCATGGTTCTACGAAAAACGGTGTAGTGACTAGAAACGTGCATACTATGAAGAACAAAACTGGTAACGCTAATGAAACCTAAGGGAGGAAAATCTCAATTattatcttcatttttataaGAACATAATATAATCACGAATCATAAATAAAACATAGCTAGGACACCAATGAAAAATGgactaaattttaaaagaaactcTTCCAAGAAATAAATAATAGCTCACTTTAATCGGTCTTTTCAATTCCGGTTCTTTGTACCTCATCCACAGAAGACCTGATATGGAGCAAAGCGTGAATAAAGATTCGACAAACGTCGCGTAATTGATCAATGCGAACACATCCTCGATCAGGAGGAGCAATAACGTAAAAAtacactgcaaaaaaaaaaacaagaacaaaCGTATAAATATAGTGACAGGAATGAGAGTAGATGAATAACAAGTTGCGAATtaatttaaatcattttcacgAAGCAAAACTGCTTCCATTTACAAAGGttacttaccaaaaatatcAACGAAGGAATTGGTGTAAATGAATTGACATTTAACAAAGACAATGCACCAGGCAAATGACCATTTTGAGCACCAACGAAATACAATCTCGACGAGGCAAAAATATTACCATTCAAGGAaccaaaagttgataaaaccACAAATAGCGGTATAATACAATTGAACCGTCCCAGCATTTTATCACCGAACGTCTGTGAGAGAAATAATCACATTCATAAGATTACGACTTACACtagcatatttttatttttcccatattttaggtaaaaatgaatgaaaatactcACCACAGCTACCGCATCCGAAGATAAGATATCAGTTTTACTTAAAACTACGAAATAGGCACAGTTCACCAGTACATAGATCACCGTTACGACTGGTAACGATATCATAATAGCTCGAGGTAGGTTTCTGCCGAAAAATGGTATCATTAGAACAAgctgatcaatttttaatcgtttaTAAATATgcatttaataaaataatataaaaattctaCGTACTTGTACGGATTTTTAATCTCTTCCGTAACGAAATTCAAATAGTTCctggtgagaaaaaaaataagaaatttaaaagttATTATCTCATTGCAAGGTTCATGAAAAATTCGTATTAGATAATACATAATGATTATAGAGGGCAATTACATTTTGACCATGCACTTCACGTATTACATATTTTACTCTCTTTTTCACACAGGTTGGTACCATTATATGTTCTGAAGGGATAAAGTTTCACTTTACTTATCCAAACCTCTTTAGTCTATAGTCATcaaacaattccaaaaattcatctaatCATTTCGTCATTACTGGTATAAGATACatagaaattttagaattctaTTGATAGTTTCGAAgcattgaaatttaaattttctacgCGATTTAATACGACCTTGTTCCTAAACGATTCGACGTTAAATTCGCAttaaaacttcaattttaaGGACTAAAACACGCAGATAGCTCAGTATATATATTACCTAcatgaattttagaaattcttcGAATCGATTTACCTAATCAACAGAACAATTACATTTTCCAAGAATTGAGGCGGAATTCAAAAAGATTTCAACTTCagtacaaacaaaaaaaaaaaaaaatgaaacgatggcagattcataaaatattttctagACTTTTTTTCAGCATTGAAACTCCTTGAAAAAAGGCTGATTTTATTGAATTATCAAATtcactcgtcgtcgtcgtcgtagtcgcgctcctttacaggagatagcgtatatgtccatctatattagccggtatctagcgtatctaattaTTGTTTCAACTTGAACTCGctacgaaaataatttttgaaacacatttgGAATTTAACTTAAAAAGTCAAATCAAGATccaagatgatttttttagttAGAACTACACAACGTTTAAATTCactattcgaaaaaaaagttgttttctttataaaatatGACAAATTCATTAGTATTTTCCCAAAACAGACATGTGAAATATGTTCATAATTTTCTTAATGATGAGGTTCAAGGTGTCTAACagaattttcatcaagataGACTTTTAGAGAACACTTTCAACATTTCAGTAGTAATTTGAGCACTAAGGAGTAAGgatggagtaaaaaaaaaaacacatctagGATTTAAACGAAAATAGGTGATGACTGATGATGAAGTTCACGTCGAGTGGGAGACTACCAAGAACAATTTTAAGCCAAAATAGATGTACAGGGAGCTGAACTTGGGGTCCTCTAAGTGGTGTgattatttaaacaaaaaaaaaaagaaaggtgTTTTTGTCACTTTGTGGAAATGTTATCTCAAATCTGTGCAGCGTTTCGGTCGCTTGGATCCCCCCTAAAAAGTTGTGATTTGTTTCCCGAATGTGATTAGAGTTTCAGAACTGCCCTGTgcgttgaattcaaaattcaagaccactttcagCACCCTACCGATCATCTGAACTTTCCTGCATCACGAAAATTCGATTTCTCATCAACTTCATAGCACTTCCCACCCTTTAAAACTTCTTGTACCAAAAACCAACGCTGGATTCATGTTTTGTATAGGTTAAAATACCCCAAAAACACTTCTTTCGAGGTCACTTTAgtcaaattttcttcattcatcattcattctagaaagcaccaaaaaaataaaattcaaaaaaaatgaatttggacaGTTCGATTGAGATATTTGTGAAAAGAAAGGTAATCAAGGTACTGATGCATCGTTAGtttcttgaaaacaaaattttcaactgtggAAAAGTCCTACAAATTTatgagaaattgtaattttcgtaATCTGTCAATCTTCAGAGGATTTAAAGTGGCATAGAAATTCAAAGTTAACGGATCAGTCAGGTTTAGAAATTCAAATCTCAATTTATCAGGCGAGGGAGGGGGCTAGCCAAGCCAAGGAACTGCAGCACTAGTTACGTTACCAAAAAGTGGCGaaaaactgttgttttttttcaaaatgacctcACTTTGAGGATTTTTGGTACAACTCTCTTTATGGCTAGGAggctcaaaatttcattggGTAATCTCCTACTCATAATAAACTTcctcgccatttttttttcaaaattcaggtgatttttatttcaatttcgctCAATCGAGTGAGCACAGTGTTTCTCAAATTATTATTCGATCAATAAGGTTGAGATttagaaacatttttcattttatttcttttttcccaTCTAAAAAAATACAGAACGTCTTCAAtatttcgttcaatttcttgcctttttctcctggatttttcaagtttctcaaCATAAGAAGGGCTTTGCTTTACTTTGAATCCAACAGATACACAAAACTGAGCTTCATTGCAGCTCTCTTAGCACCAACTccaaatttttctgcattttgaaccaaaaatttgaagaaaaaaatgagcaactCACGAAACAGAAATCAGATAAGATCAATTTTGGTAGCACTTCGAAATACTTTAGACCAGAACCAGAACCATTATCTCTTTCCCCTCGATTCACCACGTTAAACAACAACAATCACCAAAAACCAtcccattttcattttttttttcgtcatttaaAATCTAACCAAATTGGGAACAAACGGACGtaaatatgcataaaaacacgtgaaaaaatACGCATTTCCACAACTGTGCGTTCTTCCTTACCATCCAGCGAATGAGAAAATGCCCGAATAAAAGGACAACGCGATCCGACCAGGTTCAGTGTAACTTCCATAGAAAGGATCCGATAAATTGTCGTATTTCGGATCAAAGAAAGCAATAACTCCGCATACAACTATAACTCCCAACGCTAGGACTTTACCGAACGAAAATGCATCTTGAACTTTCGCAACCCATTTCACGTCGTAACAATTCAACCATGTTAGAAAAcctgcattaaaaaaatgagaaatacatCAACAACGTAGGTAAGTAAATCATGAAACTCACGAAAGTTGCATATCAATCAACTTGACGGTTTGCAAACCGTAGGATAGTAAATATTCCAAGAATATCTTACATGTTAAAACAGCGGCGATTAAACGTACTGCTATATAAGGTACTTGGCATCCTGGCCATAGAGGTTGTAGCAGGTACTGAGCGCATGTTATAGCTATTACCGCGTTACCGGCCGGCATTATGACAGCGAAAGCTGACCACATGTAGAGGAAAGCCAGTGAAGGTCCAAAAGCTTCGTTCAGATAGGCATAATCTCCTCCCGATTTCGGGATCATCGTTCCTGCAAAAGAAATCGTAATGTTGAATGTCGTGCTTAAGggtttcaaaatcaaacaactCGATGAATTTGGTATTTCATCGATCAAAATTAAATCGACGTTCCATAGAATCAGTTCTAAGTAAGACATCACGTCTggtaatatgtaaaaataggtacacgCGACCAAGAACGATATAAATTACGATTAAATTGCGCATTTTCGCTCCATTAACATCATCTCGAGCTAATAATTTTAAGCGAAGAGTAACATCGTAGGTCGACCCAGTCGAAGAAAACCCCCCTAGAAGAATTCTTCGATCAATGAAACGTAAAAAGGAGAAAAG is from Planococcus citri chromosome 1, ihPlaCitr1.1, whole genome shotgun sequence and encodes:
- the mnd gene encoding Y+L amino acid transporter 2, with product MTMSTPTEAISGTPEELLSFSENGKQSPASSTENDRVQLKKRLRLIDAIGIMVGIIVGSGIFISPKGVLQHAGSPGLGIVVWILSGLLSTIGALCYAELGTMIPKSGGDYAYLNEAFGPSLAFLYMWSAFAVIMPAGNAVIAITCAQYLLQPLWPGCQVPYIAVRLIAAVLTCFLTWLNCYDVKWVAKVQDAFSFGKVLALGVIVVCGVIAFFDPKYDNLSDPFYGSYTEPGRIALSFYSGIFSFAGWNYLNFVTEEIKNPYKNLPRAIMISLPVVTVIYVLVNCAYFVVLSKTDILSSDAVAVTFGDKMLGRFNCIIPLFVVLSTFGSLNGNIFASSRLYFVGAQNGHLPGALSLLNVNSFTPIPSLIFLCIFTLLLLLIEDVFALINYATFVESLFTLCSISGLLWMRYKEPELKRPIKVSLALPVLFFIVCTFLVTTPFFVEPWQVGVGFLIIVSGIPVYRIFVHKQKKISWLDGLSSDFNSCCAKLFLSAQEEGKYD